In the Defluviitalea raffinosedens genome, TAGTACGGTAATCCCTTCATTTCTTAAGTAAATCTCGATGGCATCTCTTATTTCTTTTTCATCATCAACCACTAGAACTGTATACTGATCCATATTACACCCTTCCTTCACACAAGTTAAAAAGATTATATCACACCTCTCAAAATTTAAGTTTTACTTTATTATAAAGTCCAATATTTAAATTCTGCCGGATATAATTCTTAAATTTTTCTTAAGATAAAAAAACACCCCTTAAGGGGTGACCAATTTATAAATTGCTTCTGCCATATTATTTAATGGTATTTGCTTTTCAACTGCTCCGATATTAAATGCCACTTTAGGCATACCATAAACCACACAGGATTTCTCATCCTGTCCCAAAGTCATACTGCCTTTCTTCTTCATAGCAAGGAGTCCTTTTGCTCCATCATATCCCATTCCAGTCAGAATAATTCCCAGTGCCTGATCGCCCAGATGGTCGGCAACAGAATGGAACAATACATCTACAGAAGGGCAATGGCCATTGACCTTCTCTCCTTTGAAACATTCAATAACAAATTGAGTACCTGCTTTTTTTATCTTCATATGAAGCCCACCTGGAGCAATGAATGCTTTCCCCGGTAATACGATATCCCCAGTCTCTGCTTCTTTAACCTCTAATAGACAAGCACTATTTAATCTTTCCGCATACATTTTGGTAAATACCGGAGGCATATGCTGTACGATCACTATGCCAGGCATAGTGGGGGGAAGCTTAGTTAAAATATTGTATAAAGCTTCTGTCCCTCCTGTAGAAGCACCTATGGCAATCATTTTTATATCTCGTTTCTGCCTGGTTTGAGATGTAATTACAGCACCGCTTTCCAAAGAAGCATTTTTATTTAATATTTTTGCCGTAGAGGCAATCTTTATTTTTAAAATAAGCTCATTGATAAACTGTTCTCTTGCCTTGGGGTCTACGCCCTGGGGTTTGGATACAAAATCTACCGCCCCGGCATTTAAGGCATTAAATACATTTTCACTGACAGAACTTACAACCACTGTAGGAATAGGATATTGAGGCATAAGCTTTTTTAAAAATTCAATTCCATTCATCCTTGGCATTTCCACATCCAACGTCATGACATGAGGATGGTACTGTAAAATCTTATCTCTTGCCTCATAAGGGTTAGATGCCGTGGCAACGACTTCTATCCCTTTATCCTCTGAAAGCCTTTTTGCAAGCATTTGTCTAAATACAATAGAATCATCTACAATAAGCACCTTTAGTTTTCTTTGATTAATCAAAACAATCTATTCCTTTCTATAAAGAGCAGGCATAACATATTTATATCCTGTTTCATTGCGATTTATGGATTCTGAATGACCAATAAACAAGTACCCCCCAGGTTCCGTAATTTCATAAAACTTATTGATAAGTTTCCTTTTTGTTTCAGCATCAAAATAGATCATAACATTTCGACAAAAAATCACATGAAATTTTTTTCGGAATGGAAACTCCGCACTGTTTAAGTTAAATCTCCTAAAAATTACTTCTTTTTTTATTTCGTCGGAAATCGCATACTCTTTGTCATTAAGGCGGTTAAAATAATTGAGCTGCCAATGTTTGGGCAGAACAGAAATGCTCTCCTTGGAATATACCCCCCGTATAGCTTTTTCCAAAGCTTTAGTAGATATATCCGTTGCCAGTATTCTGGTATCCCAGAAACCTTTATTCGCCCCAAAATAATCCGCCATAATCATTGCCAATGTATAAGGTTCCTCTCCGCTGGAACACCCTGCACTCCATATTCTTAGATCTTTCTTGGATGCTTCAACAGAAGCCAGATAAGGCAATATTTTATCTTTAAAATACATAAAGTGTTCAGATTCCCGCATAAAGAAAGTATGATTTGTTGTAAGTTTATTAATTAAAGTCTTTACAGCCTCTCCTGTTTTATCTGCCTGAATATAATCAAAGTAGCTGGAAAAACTATCAAAATTGCCCTGTGAAATAATATTTTGAAGCCTTCCTATAACAAGACTCTTTTTTTCTGGCTTAAAATTGATGCCATAGTATTTTTTCATATACTCAGCAAGCTTTTTAAATTCTTTTTCTGTAATGTTCAGCATTGGCTTCACCTTTCATATTATATCAAAAAGCAGAGAACTTGTAGAGTTCTCTGTTTTATATAAAGAGATTAATATTTACCAAATTCCTTATCATCTAAATCTATTCTTATTTGTGGCATCATAGTTTCATTATATTCGCCCTTAGGGGACAAAAAATTACTTCTGTTTTCCATAGTCCTTAGCATTTTCAGCATTTCAGAATTGAGCGAACCAGAATTGCTTTTTAGATTATTCCTTTTTAGTTTAAACTGATTAACAAGATCCTTAAGAAGCTCTGCCTGACTGGATAATTCTTCGCTGGCAGCAGCACTTTCTTCGGAAGTGGTAGAGTTGTTTTGAACCACCTGGGATACCTGATTAATTGCCTGACTAATCTGTGCAATCCCTGAAGCTTGCTCATTAGAAGCTATAGCAATTTCTCTTACTAAATCTGCAGCCTTTGCAACCTCTTCTACGATTTGATTTAAGGCTGTTGCTGTAAAATTGGCTATTGTTGTTCCATCATTTACTTTCTTGATGGATTCTTCAATCATTGCTGTGGTTTCTTTCGCTGCATCCGCTGAACGGGCTGCTAAGTTTCTTACTTCTTCTGCCACTACAGCGAATCCTTTTCCGTGCTGTCCTGCTCTGGCTGCTTCAACAGCTGCATTTAATGCAAGGATATTGGTTTGGAATGCAATATCGTCTATCACCTTTATAATCTTTGAAATATTATTGGAAGACTCATTAATTTCTGTCATGGCTGAAAGCATATCTTTCATCTGCTGTTTGCCTTCAGCCGCCCTGTTTTTAGCAATTGTCGCAAGCTCATTGGCTTGATTCGCGTTCTCTGCATTCTCCTGCGTTTGAGTGGCAATTTCTTCAATAGAAGAAGTAATCTCTTCGATTGAACTTGCCTGTTCTGTTGAACCCTGAGACAAGGCCTGGCTGGCTGCTGCTACCTGTTTTGATGCGGAAGCTACCTGTTCCGAGGCCGAATTAATATTACTCAATACTTCATTATTCTTTTCGATCATTTCTGAGAGTTTTCTTCCTAAAAGGTCATTCTCTGATCTTACTTTAACCTCTACGGTTAAATCGCCATTGGCAATCTTTTCAACTGCCAGTGCCTGTTCTCTTATATTGGCAATCATTTTGCCAAAAGATTGCATAAGCCTTCCGATTTCATCCTTCCTGTCTCCATGAATATCCACATTCACATCACCCAGTGCAAGTTGATCGGCTGCATTCATGAGCTGGATTACAGGATGGCTGATACTTCTGGAGATAAAAAATCCAAGAAACACTGCCATAAGAAGACCCACAAGAATAATTATAAGCATAACTACAGTGGATACTGATGCAGTCCTACTGTTTGTCTCTGCAGCCTGTCTGGCCAAATCAATTTTTAATTGCAGCAACCGTTCAATAGAGTCTTGTACTGCTGTTGCGATGGGAGCGCCGTCGGTATATAAACTTTTGAAAGCTACATCTTCCTGCCCTAGCTTAATATAATTATCTATTTTACTTTTATATTCTTCGTAATCATAAATACTGTTTTTCAACTGTTCAAAAGCAACTCTTACTTCATCGCTATTAATTTTTTCTTCAAAATTAGCAAAAAGTTCATTAATCTCGTAAGTTAATTCATCATATTCCTTCCACTTGTCCTCCCTAAAGGAGGCATCGGTATTGATAATTAAATCTCTTAATATTACCCGCTTTAATTGATAATCCTGCATAATTCTTGTCAAATCATCCAGCGCATCGGTATGATATTCATACAATTCTGCATCCAAATCGGCAATCTTCTGTATATCTAAAACCCCTATACCCCCAATAATGCCTGCGATAAAAGCAACAAGTAAGAAAGATAAAATCAATTTTTTACCAATATTCATATTATGGAACCATTTCATGCCGCATCATCCCCTTGAATAATTTATCGATCATTTTCTAAAATGTTTGTGAAAGATCTTCAATTTCGTCTTCATTGAGCAATTTTTGACAATCAAGAATAAGTTTTACGTTTTGATCAATTTTTCCAATAGCTTTGATATATTTATTCTGGCTACCTCGATTCACTTGTGGCGGAGATACAATGTTTCCTTCATCTATGGATAGTACTTCCGACACTGTATCTACTATAAGACCAATGGATATTTCACCGATATCTATCACGATAATGCAAGTTCTGTCGTCGTATTCTCTTGGTTCTTTCTTAAATCGAAGCCTGATGTCCATTACAGGGATAATTTTACCTCGTAAATTAATTATACCTTTTATGTATTCAGGCAGCTCCGGTACTTCTGTAATGGTCTGCATACCAATGATTTCTGTAACATATCGGACTTCGATTGCATACTCCTCTGCTCCAATCGAAAAAGTTAAAAATTTACCCTTTTGAGTATCTTCTTCTACCATCAAACTATCCATTTCTTCTCCCATGGCTTAGGCCCCCTCATTGTCCCATTATTGAATTTGCAAAACCGGTTATATCAAAAATCAGGCTGACACTTACATCTCACCGCAATGTGCATCCTCCATCTTCTTTAACCTCTTTAGAACGCTCGAAGCCCAAAATTATCTGATATTGTATTTGGTAGAAGAATATAATGGCGCTTTGTAAAAATGATTAAGAGGCAGCCCCTTAAGTTCCGGATGCTGGGTTTAATACCTGAGATATAACCAGTTCTCCTGCAATATCCATAAACACTACAGTTTTGATCCGTTGACACTTATTAAACTAAATAAACAGCGGCATTTTTTTCATACCTTTCAGCTATATGCTGATCTTTTGCACATTTCTTTTGGTCCAAATTGATCGTTTGATTGTGCTGTATGGCTCCAGATTGAGTCTTTCAAGGAATATGATGCCTGACAAAAATAAACGAAACTCTTTAAGACTTTTATCTGATTTAAAATATGCCATAAAATATGCCATAAAGCTTTCATTTGTGACTATTTTTGTGTTTTTCTTCAGACAATTCTTTTATAATATGCATTATGCCAAAGGCAATCTCACTTAATTTATGGGCAACTTCAAAAACCCTGATACTTTCATCCCTTAAGCTGCTTCAAAAAAAGATTGATGCCATTTTGGCATATTGTAATCTTCTTATGCCGACTGGAAACAGATATTAAAATTTACTTAATGCTTTGACCACTGTTTCTTCTTTGAAAGGTTTTACTATAAAACCCTTAGCTCCCAGCATAATCGCTTCTTTTACAAAACTCTCCTGACCTAAAGCAGTAATCATAACAACATTTGCGTTTTTATCATACTCTTTTATTTGTCTTAAGGATTCTATCCCATCCATTTCAGGCATTGTAATATCCATCGTTACAATATCCGGTTTAAGTACTTTATACTTGTCTATTGCTTCGTATCCATTACCTGCTTCACCTATAACTTCAAATCCATTATTTTCAAGCATAAGCTTTAAACTGCTTCTTATAAACATTGCGTCATCTACAATCAATATTTTTTTCATATATACACCCTTTCATCCTATAATTTAATTTCAAATTTTATTATTATAACTTAGTCAATAAGTTTTAATTCCTTCATGGCACTTATAATATTTTCAATTTCAATAGGCTTAGTTATATACACTTCATATTCTTTCTTAGAATCATCAACCTTAACTTCTGTTTCGCTGAGTGCACTGATCATAATCACTTTGCACCTCTTGGAATCTTGAATTTTCTTTCTTCTTTCTATTTCTCTGATTGTATTTAATGCCTTTAGTCCATCAATCTTTGGCATCATAATATCAAGGCATAATAAATCATAAGGGTTTCCTGAATCATGTGCGATGGCAAAAGCCTCAACAGTTTCTATTCCATCCACTGTCATATCACATTCTCCATATTTAGAAAGAAACTTAAACAGATATTTTCTGCTGACAAAATCGTCTTCTGCAATTAATATTCTCATTATCATCCCCCATTTTTAATCTGGTTTTTACTAAATCAGCTGGTTTCCAGCACTTTTCTTATCGTTGTAAGAACACTGTCTTTTAGCTGACAAGTATAACCTGTAATTTTCCAACGGAACGTGGTAGCCAGCATAATTCCTTTAATAATATCCGTCAATTCCTGGGCTGTATAATAATGGCCAATTTCTCCTCTTTCCTGACCAATTTCTATAACTTGAGTAATAAACCGCAAACGATTAGTAAAAATCTCTGTGATCATTTGGCGGGTGTGATCATAATGCGTTAATACTTCGTAATTTAAAATAATGGATGCAAGAGCAGGATAGGTCTCGTATAATTCAACAAATGACTTGATATATTCAATAATCTTGTCTTTACAAGAAATATCTTTTTTTATAACCGTATTGGCAATCATTGAATCAAATTGAGAAAAATATTCAAGAACTGCAACCAGAACATCATCCAGCTTGTCAAAGTGCTTATATAAAAGCGATTCAGATATTCCTTGTTTTTCTGCGATTTTTTTGGTAGATAAACCCTGTATCCCGTTTTCACTGATAATATCAATTGCAGCTAAAATAATACTGTCTCTTCTTGTTGGAAATCCTTTTAACATTCGATCCCTCCTGAGAGTGAATTTTCACTCACCTTTAATTCCATTATATACCTAGTATTTCACTTGTCAATGAGTATTCTAAAAATCATGTAGAAATTCAAAGGAAATAAGGAGAAAATTGCAAAAAGCAGCCAAGGCAAGAAACCTTGGCTGCTTTTTATCTTCAAATTATATTTAAGCTTTTCTTATAAATGGTGTAAATATCTTCTTTGGAAACTTTACCCGGATGATTTTTTAATTTTGCTTCATTACTGATCATACCTTCTGCATATTCAAAAATTTCATTTTCCGTAACTGTTTCCTTTTCTCCTAACAACACGTCTAAGTATTCTCCCAAATCTTCCAGACTGTTAAGTCTTAAGCAGGTGAGGATTTTTTGTACCTTTTGCTTGTCCGGATGAATATCTAAGTACGCTTTCATAAGAAGGCCGTTCGCTCTTCCATGGGCTACATTATGAAAGTATGTAAGGGCATAACCCATGCCATGGGGAAGAGAAGTTCCACTCTGAGCAATAACTATGCCAGCAATTGTAGAAACCAGCAATAATTTTTCTCTGAGTTCATAAGTAAAATCCTTATTTCTTAAAGCTTCCATACATTCTGAGAAAATGAGCAGACCTTTTTCCGCCCAAATATCACTAAGGAGATTTGCCTTCACTGTCAGATAACCTTCAACAAGATGAGACAAAGCATCCACTGCCGTATTGATTGTAATGGTTTCTGGCATATCCATCATATACTTTGCATCTAAAAATGCAACATCAAAGAATACTTTATGGGCGAAATTGCGTTTTGTCTTTGCCTTATGGTCAGTTAATATGGCATAAGGTGTTGTTTCAGAGCCTGTTCCTGCAGTAGTAGGCACTGCAAGAAGTGGAATAATACTCATAGGATTTGAAGCAAAAAGGTCTTCTATAGTACCGTCTTCATTGGCAACAAGAAGATCTATGGCTTTTGCAGCATCAAGAGGAGAACCTCCCCCTACAGCAATGATAAAATCTGCCTTTTCTTTTCTTCCAAACTCTGCGCCCTTTTGAACAGTTTCCATAGAAGGATTTTCTTCTATTTCATCAAAAATACAGTACTTTATTCCATTTTGATCAAGGGCAACAATAACATCCTGTAAAGAGCCATTTTTCTTGGCAGAACTCCTGCCTGTTACAATCAACGCTTTCTGACCATAATTCTTAAACAGATGTGCATGAGTGGATATAACGTCTTTTCCAAATAAAATCTGCGTAGGCATTACATATTCAAAAGATTCCATAGGAGCATCCCCTTTTCATCGTAATGATTACTACTTACTTTCTCCATATATATTATATTACTATATATAAGAAAAGTCTAATGGAATGCTCCTATGGTATAAATGTTTAATATTTAGTTTTTTCCACATCCATCGGAATGGGAGCACCCTGAACAACCTGAACAGCCTCCATCTCCCGTTTTATATCGTTTAAACATTCTGTAACCAACCCAAGCAAAACAAGCGAATATAAGAGAGCCAATGATCCATGTTGCCAATGAAAACACCTCCTAGGCACCAATTTCTTTGGTGCGATAATGTCTATCTGCTTCTTTATACGGCCTAAATAATAAATAAACGAGTGCTGCGGTAAGTAAGAGAGCTATCATGGTTCCGATGCCAAATCCATGTCCTGTAAATGCCATACCTAATTGATAAATGATCAAAGAAATAACGTAAGCGAATCCTGTTTGATATCCTACTGCAATCAATGTCCATTTTGCATTGCCCATTTCTCTTCTGATCGCGCCAATAGCAGCAAAACATGGCGCACACAATAGATTGAAAACTAAGAATGAATAAGCAGAAATCGTGGTGAAAGAAGCCTGAAGATTGCCCCATATTTCTGCGCCATCTTCTGCAACTTCTGCAAACCCATACAAAATTCCAAAAGTACCAACGACATTTTCTTTTGCAATTAGTCCTGTAATCGTTGCAACCGCTGATTGCCAATCTCCCCAGCCAAGCGGTGTAAACAAAGGTGCAAGAATATTGCCAATTGAAGCCAGTATAGAATCTGGAGTATCTACCATTTCCATAGACCAGCTAAATGAGCTTAAAAACCATACAAGGCCAGAAGCAAGGAAAATAATTGTCCCCGCTTTTTGGATGAAGGATTTCGCTCTGTCCCACATATGAAGCAACACATTTTTAAGTCCCGGAACATGGTATGGCGGCAGTTCCATTACAAAGGGGGCAGGATCTCCTGCAAAACTTTTTGTTTTCTTTAGTATAATTCCCGAAGCAATGATTGCAGCCATTCCCACGAAATATGCAGACGGAGCAACCCAGGCGGAGTCTGGGAATAAAGCCCCTGCAATCAATGCAATGATTGGGAGTTTCGCTGAGCAAGGAATAAATGTGGTTGTTATAATGGTCATTTTACGATCTTGTTCATTTTCAATAGTACGGGATGCCATAATCCCAGGAACCCCACAGCCTGTTCCAATAAGAATTGGAATAAAGGACTTACCGGAAAGACCAAATTTGCGGAAAACCCTATCCATAATAAATGCAATACGAGCCATGTATCCGCAGTCTTCCAGAATCGCCAGAAAGAAGAACAGTACCAGCATCTGCGGTAAGAATCCAAGTACAGCTCCTACACCGCCAATAACGCCGTCAAGGATCAAAGATGTAAGCCAATCCGCTGTTCCGACAGATGTTAAGAAGCTTTCCACTGCAGGGGGTATAATTTCTCCAAACAATACGTCATTTACCCAGTCCGTAGCCCATCCTCCTACAGTTGTTATGGACAAATAATACACTAAAAACATTACTGTTGCAAAGATAGGCAAAGCCAAAAATCTGTTTGTTACAATCGTATCGATTTTATCTGAGGTGGTCATCTTTGAAGTGTTTTTCTTCTGTACACATTCTTTAACAATGCCACTGATATAATTGTAGCGTTCATTGGTAATAATACTTTCGCTGTCATCATCCAATTCATTCTCTATTTGCTCAATTAATTTTTCAATTTGATCTTGTCTTTCTTGCGGCAAATTGATTTGCTCCATTACTTTTTGATCCCGTTCAAAGAGCTTTATGGCAAACCAACGAAGATTATCCTGTCCCACAACATCTTTTATAAGATCTGCAATGGCAGAAAGAACTTTTTCCACTTCTTCAAAAAACATATGAGAGGGTCTAGCTTTTACTTTCTTTTGAGCTAATACTACTGCTTTCTCGGCTGCCTCTTTACAACCTTCTCCCTTAAGTGCAGAAGTTTCAATGATTTCACAGCCTATATACTTGCTCAGTTTATGTACGTCGATCGTGTCTCCGTTCTTCCTCAGCACATCGGTCATATTAAGGGCCATAACCATCGGTATGCCAATTTCCATAAGTTGTGTTGTAAGATAAAGATTCCTTTCAATATTCGTGCTGTCAACAATATTAATAATTACATCTGGCTTCTCTTCAATAAGATAATTCCTTGTGACAACCTCTTCCAGGGTATAAGGTGAAAGAGAATAAATACCGGGTAAGTCAATGATTTCTGTATCTTTATGTCCTTTTAACTTACCCGCCTTCTTTTCCACTGTTACACCAGGCCAGTTCCCCACATACTGTGAACTTCCCGTTAAATGGTTAAACATAGTTGTCTTACCACTGTTGGGATTACCAGCAAGCGCAATTTTAATTCCCATGATTAATTCCTCCTATAAAAGTGTAATACTACTGAACTTCTATCATTTCAGCATCCGCTTTCCGTATGCTTAATTCATAATTGCGCACATTCACTTCAATAGGATCACCCAAGGGAGCAACTTTTCTGACAAAAATGTCAGTCCCTTTTGTAATGCCCATATCCATAATTCTTCTCTTAACCGGTCCTGATCCATGGAGTTTTACAACGGTAACTGTTTCTCCGCATTTTACAGCTTTTAATGTTCTCATGGTATTCCTCCTAAACGTAGATTCTGTTGACGAGTCTTTTATCCAGTGCTACCCGTGTTTCTTTAATATTGATAATCATATTCCCGCCATTTTCTGAAACAACTGTCACCTTTTCCCCTTCAACAAACCCAAGAGTAGCTAAAAACTTACGAATCTGATCTTTGCCTGTAATTTTCTTTATATAATTGACCTCTCCAGGTTTAGCCATCGTCAGCAGCATGATCATCCCTCCCACAGATCATTAAATTTTTCACATTTTGAAATTGATTATCATTACTATCAGTAATCTTATCATAATTTTTCCAGTGCGTCAATAATGAAATTCATTATCAAAAGCAAAAGCGTTTCGCTTGTGAAGCTCTCGCACTGCGCTCGGTCGGCAAAGCCGGCAAAATACATTACACGCGAGTGCGCATCTCACCCGGAGAGCTTTTTATTACATAGGAAATTCGAAAAATTTCCTATGTAATAAAAAAATCAATAGGAACGGTCCTGTTTAAAAGAACCGTTCCTATTGATTAACTGAAATATTCCACTCCTGACTGGAAGATTTTTTGATCTTTTGCTCCAGGAATATTTTTTGCCACATTGGTGCCTATTCTTTCGGAGTGTCCCATTTTACCAAGGATTCTTCCATCGGGACTGGTGATCCCTTCTATGGCATTCATTGAACCATTGGGATTAAATGCGATATCGTAAGTTGGATTGCCATCTAAATCTACATACTGAGTTGCCACTTGTCCATTGTCAAAAAGTTGACGCATCATTTCCTCCGATGCAACAAATCTTCCTTCCCCATGGGATACGGCGATTTGATGAAGGTCTCCTGCTTCTACATTGGCAAACCAAGGGGATTTGGTGGATGTGATTTTAGTCGTAACCATATTGGATACATGGCGTCCAAGAGTATTAAAAGTAAGGGTCGGACAATCGCAATCTATATCTCGTATTTCTCCGTAGGGAAGTAATCCTAATTTCATAAGGGCTTGAAAACCGTTACAAATGCCAAGCATCAAACCGTCCCTATTGCTTAGCAGATTCATTACGGCTTCTTTTATTCGTGGATTTCTAAATACTGTAGCTATGAATTTTCCGCTTCCTTCCGGTTCGTCACCGGCACTAAATCCTCCAGGAATCATTATAATTTGAGCATTATTGATTGCTTTTACCATTTGATCGATGGATTCTTCAATATGAGAAGGCACTAAATTCTTAAATACTGATATATTAACGATGCCTCCTGCTTCTTCAAAAGCTCTTTGAGTATCATCCTCGCAATTGGTTCCAGGGAATACTGGGATAAAAATTCGTGGTTTTGCTATTTTAATCCTAGATTTATGAGGATTTCTTTCCGTATAAATTTTATGGATTGGTTTTTCTTTTATTTCTTTTACTTTCGTAGGGAATACCTTTTCTAAGGGTGCTTCCCAAGCTTTTAGAAGTTCTTCAAGAGGAATTTCAATATTGTTTACACAAATAGATGGACTGTTTTGAGTTTCTCCTAACAAGATGTAACGAATATCTTTAAATAAAGCAATATCTTTTTCCTCGATTTCGAGCACCAATGAACCATAATTAGGCGCAAACAGGTCTTTCGGATGGATTTCCTTTGTAAATCTCATTCCTATTTTGTTTCCGAAGCTCATTTTGCTGATGGCTTCTGCGATTCCTCCCAATTTTACCGTATGGGCAGATAAGATTTTTCCTTCTTGAATAAGCTTTGTTATTGTAGAATAATTTCTGTCTAATTCTTCAAAGTCAGGGAGTTCAAATTCATCTCTTTTAAGAGGAACATAAATAACTACACTTCCTGACCTTTTAAATTCAGGAGAAATAACCTTGTCTACATTGACCATATCTACCGCAAAAGCTGTAAGAGTAGGAGGAACGTCTAAGTCCTTAAAGGTCCCTGACATGCTGTCTTTTCCTCCAATAGCCGCTGTACCTAGTTTCTTTTGCACATAATATGCTCCCAATAGAGAAGCTAAAGGTTTACCCCATCTTTTTGGATCTTTCCCTAATCGTTCAAAGTATTCTTGGAGGGTTAAGCGAATGTTCTTATAATCTCCCCCTACTGCTACAACCTTTGCCACAGCTTCTACGATGGCATATACTGCTCCATGAAAAGGACTCCATT is a window encoding:
- a CDS encoding iron-containing alcohol dehydrogenase family protein, which produces MESFEYVMPTQILFGKDVISTHAHLFKNYGQKALIVTGRSSAKKNGSLQDVIVALDQNGIKYCIFDEIEENPSMETVQKGAEFGRKEKADFIIAVGGGSPLDAAKAIDLLVANEDGTIEDLFASNPMSIIPLLAVPTTAGTGSETTPYAILTDHKAKTKRNFAHKVFFDVAFLDAKYMMDMPETITINTAVDALSHLVEGYLTVKANLLSDIWAEKGLLIFSECMEALRNKDFTYELREKLLLVSTIAGIVIAQSGTSLPHGMGYALTYFHNVAHGRANGLLMKAYLDIHPDKQKVQKILTCLRLNSLEDLGEYLDVLLGEKETVTENEIFEYAEGMISNEAKLKNHPGKVSKEDIYTIYKKSLNII
- a CDS encoding FeoB-associated Cys-rich membrane protein gives rise to the protein MATWIIGSLIFACFAWVGYRMFKRYKTGDGGCSGCSGCSHSDGCGKN
- a CDS encoding response regulator; protein product: MKKILIVDDAMFIRSSLKLMLENNGFEVIGEAGNGYEAIDKYKVLKPDIVTMDITMPEMDGIESLRQIKEYDKNANVVMITALGQESFVKEAIMLGAKGFIVKPFKEETVVKALSKF
- a CDS encoding protein-glutamate methylesterase/protein-glutamine glutaminase; this encodes MINQRKLKVLIVDDSIVFRQMLAKRLSEDKGIEVVATASNPYEARDKILQYHPHVMTLDVEMPRMNGIEFLKKLMPQYPIPTVVVSSVSENVFNALNAGAVDFVSKPQGVDPKAREQFINELILKIKIASTAKILNKNASLESGAVITSQTRQKRDIKMIAIGASTGGTEALYNILTKLPPTMPGIVIVQHMPPVFTKMYAERLNSACLLEVKEAETGDIVLPGKAFIAPGGLHMKIKKAGTQFVIECFKGEKVNGHCPSVDVLFHSVADHLGDQALGIILTGMGYDGAKGLLAMKKKGSMTLGQDEKSCVVYGMPKVAFNIGAVEKQIPLNNMAEAIYKLVTP
- a CDS encoding response regulator, encoding MRILIAEDDFVSRKYLFKFLSKYGECDMTVDGIETVEAFAIAHDSGNPYDLLCLDIMMPKIDGLKALNTIREIERRKKIQDSKRCKVIMISALSETEVKVDDSKKEYEVYITKPIEIENIISAMKELKLID
- a CDS encoding chemotaxis protein CheW; the protein is MGEEMDSLMVEEDTQKGKFLTFSIGAEEYAIEVRYVTEIIGMQTITEVPELPEYIKGIINLRGKIIPVMDIRLRFKKEPREYDDRTCIIVIDIGEISIGLIVDTVSEVLSIDEGNIVSPPQVNRGSQNKYIKAIGKIDQNVKLILDCQKLLNEDEIEDLSQTF
- a CDS encoding methyl-accepting chemotaxis protein, producing the protein MNIGKKLILSFLLVAFIAGIIGGIGVLDIQKIADLDAELYEYHTDALDDLTRIMQDYQLKRVILRDLIINTDASFREDKWKEYDELTYEINELFANFEEKINSDEVRVAFEQLKNSIYDYEEYKSKIDNYIKLGQEDVAFKSLYTDGAPIATAVQDSIERLLQLKIDLARQAAETNSRTASVSTVVMLIIILVGLLMAVFLGFFISRSISHPVIQLMNAADQLALGDVNVDIHGDRKDEIGRLMQSFGKMIANIREQALAVEKIANGDLTVEVKVRSENDLLGRKLSEMIEKNNEVLSNINSASEQVASASKQVAAASQALSQGSTEQASSIEEITSSIEEIATQTQENAENANQANELATIAKNRAAEGKQQMKDMLSAMTEINESSNNISKIIKVIDDIAFQTNILALNAAVEAARAGQHGKGFAVVAEEVRNLAARSADAAKETTAMIEESIKKVNDGTTIANFTATALNQIVEEVAKAADLVREIAIASNEQASGIAQISQAINQVSQVVQNNSTTSEESAAASEELSSQAELLKDLVNQFKLKRNNLKSNSGSLNSEMLKMLRTMENRSNFLSPKGEYNETMMPQIRIDLDDKEFGKY
- a CDS encoding CheR family methyltransferase, producing MLNITEKEFKKLAEYMKKYYGINFKPEKKSLVIGRLQNIISQGNFDSFSSYFDYIQADKTGEAVKTLINKLTTNHTFFMRESEHFMYFKDKILPYLASVEASKKDLRIWSAGCSSGEEPYTLAMIMADYFGANKGFWDTRILATDISTKALEKAIRGVYSKESISVLPKHWQLNYFNRLNDKEYAISDEIKKEVIFRRFNLNSAEFPFRKKFHVIFCRNVMIYFDAETKRKLINKFYEITEPGGYLFIGHSESINRNETGYKYVMPALYRKE
- a CDS encoding TetR/AcrR family transcriptional regulator, yielding MLKGFPTRRDSIILAAIDIISENGIQGLSTKKIAEKQGISESLLYKHFDKLDDVLVAVLEYFSQFDSMIANTVIKKDISCKDKIIEYIKSFVELYETYPALASIILNYEVLTHYDHTRQMITEIFTNRLRFITQVIEIGQERGEIGHYYTAQELTDIIKGIMLATTFRWKITGYTCQLKDSVLTTIRKVLETS